The following are from one region of the Hymenobacter sp. YIM 151858-1 genome:
- the murQ gene encoding N-acetylmuramic acid 6-phosphate etherase, protein MSTTESASQFDNLETQPTAQLLANINQLDHTVPQAVEKALPQIEQLVEATVRSLQAGGRLFYIGAGTSGRLGILDASECPPTFGVPHGLVVGLIAGGDTAIRKAVENAEDDFEQAWRDLQEHNITSNDIVVGIAASGRTPYVIGGLERARQHGLATGCVVCNAGSRVAAVADFPVEVVTGPEFVTGSTRMKAGTAQKLVLNMLTTATMIRLGRVKGNKMVDMQLTNAKLVDRGERMLMDELGIDQSHAAELLQLHGSVRAALAAHSGH, encoded by the coding sequence GTGAGTACTACCGAAAGCGCCTCGCAGTTCGATAACCTCGAAACGCAGCCTACCGCCCAGCTGCTGGCCAACATCAACCAGCTCGACCACACGGTACCGCAAGCGGTTGAAAAGGCTTTGCCGCAGATTGAGCAACTCGTGGAGGCTACCGTGCGCAGCCTGCAAGCGGGTGGGCGGTTGTTTTATATCGGGGCCGGCACGAGCGGCCGCCTAGGTATTCTCGATGCCTCGGAGTGCCCGCCCACGTTCGGGGTGCCGCACGGCCTGGTAGTAGGCCTTATTGCCGGCGGCGACACCGCCATTCGCAAAGCCGTGGAAAACGCCGAAGACGACTTTGAGCAAGCCTGGCGCGATTTGCAGGAGCACAACATCACCAGCAACGACATTGTGGTGGGCATTGCGGCTTCGGGCCGCACGCCCTACGTAATTGGCGGTTTGGAGCGCGCTCGGCAACATGGGCTTGCCACGGGCTGCGTGGTGTGCAACGCGGGTTCGCGCGTGGCCGCGGTAGCCGACTTTCCGGTGGAGGTTGTCACCGGCCCCGAGTTCGTAACGGGCAGCACCCGCATGAAAGCCGGTACCGCCCAGAAGCTGGTGCTCAACATGCTCACCACCGCCACCATGATTCGCCTAGGTCGGGTGAAGGGCAATAAGATGGTAGACATGCAGCTAACCAACGCCAAGCTCGTGGACCGCGGCGAACGAATGCTGATGGACGAGCTCGGCATCGACCAAAGCCACGCGGCCGAGCTGCTGCAGCTGCACGGCTCGGTGCGGGCAGCGCTAGCGGCGCACAGCGGACACTAA
- the der gene encoding ribosome biogenesis GTPase Der: MRNTIAIVGRPNVGKSTLFNRLVGERKAIMDNQSGVTRDRHYGNGEWTGKYFTVIDTGGYVVGSDDVFEEGIRKQVKLAIDEADVVLFMVDVDAGLHPLDEEFANVLRRYDGKKPIYLVANKADTTARFQAAGEFYALGIGTGDIFPISSQSGGGTGELLDAVVSHFEEEGVENPDEGIPRISVMGRPNVGKSSFVNVLLGEERSIVTDIAGTTRDAIHTRYNAFGNEFIVIDTAGLRRKARVDEDIEFYSNLRSLRAMEESDVVIVMLDATRGIEAQDVNIIGLADRNRKGIVILVNKWDLIENKETNTAKEFEDQIYERIKPISYPPIVFTSAVTKQRVHKAIETAMEVYANKRKKVPTSELNEVMLREIEAYPPPTTKGKMVRIKYVTQLPTHNPVFAFFCNLPQYVKESYTRYLENRLREHFDFTGVPIGIVYRKK, encoded by the coding sequence ATGAGAAATACCATTGCAATTGTGGGCCGCCCGAACGTGGGCAAGTCCACGCTGTTCAACCGCCTGGTCGGTGAACGTAAGGCCATCATGGACAACCAGTCGGGCGTAACGCGCGACCGGCATTACGGCAACGGCGAGTGGACCGGCAAGTACTTCACCGTTATCGACACCGGGGGCTACGTAGTGGGCTCCGACGACGTGTTTGAGGAAGGCATCCGCAAGCAGGTGAAGCTGGCCATCGACGAGGCCGACGTGGTCCTGTTCATGGTGGACGTAGACGCTGGCCTGCACCCCCTCGACGAGGAGTTTGCCAACGTGCTGCGCCGCTACGATGGCAAAAAACCCATTTACCTGGTGGCCAATAAGGCCGATACCACGGCCCGCTTTCAGGCCGCCGGCGAGTTTTACGCCCTGGGTATCGGCACCGGCGACATCTTCCCCATCAGCTCGCAATCGGGCGGCGGTACGGGGGAGCTGCTCGATGCCGTGGTTAGCCACTTCGAGGAAGAAGGTGTGGAAAACCCCGACGAAGGTATTCCGCGCATTTCGGTGATGGGCCGCCCCAACGTGGGCAAATCGTCGTTCGTGAACGTGCTTCTGGGTGAGGAGCGCAGCATCGTGACGGACATTGCCGGCACCACCCGCGACGCCATTCACACGCGCTACAACGCCTTCGGCAACGAGTTTATCGTGATTGACACGGCCGGTTTGCGCCGCAAAGCCCGCGTTGACGAAGACATCGAGTTCTACTCCAACCTCCGTTCGCTGCGCGCGATGGAAGAGTCGGACGTGGTGATTGTGATGCTCGACGCTACCCGCGGCATTGAAGCCCAGGACGTGAACATCATCGGCCTGGCCGACCGAAACCGCAAGGGCATCGTGATTCTGGTGAACAAGTGGGACCTGATCGAGAACAAGGAAACCAACACGGCCAAGGAGTTCGAAGACCAGATTTACGAGCGCATCAAGCCCATCAGCTACCCGCCCATCGTCTTCACCTCGGCCGTTACCAAGCAGCGCGTGCACAAGGCCATCGAAACCGCGATGGAGGTGTATGCCAACAAGCGCAAGAAGGTGCCCACCTCGGAGCTGAACGAGGTGATGCTGCGCGAAATCGAAGCGTACCCGCCGCCCACCACCAAGGGTAAAATGGTGCGCATCAAGTACGTAACGCAGCTGCCCACGCACAACCCGGTGTTTGCGTTCTTCTGCAACCTGCCGCAGTACGTGAAAGAGTCGTACACGCGTTACCTCGAGAACCGCCTGCGCGAGCATTTCGACTTCACGGGGGTGCCCATCGGCATCGTGTACCGCAAAAAATAA
- the era gene encoding GTPase Era: MTTEPKPHRAGFVSIIGKPNVGKSTLMNVLVGERLSIITSKAQTTRHRILGILNGPDFQLVYSDTPGIIQPKYELQSAMMSFVYSSLEDADVILFVTDIYEKHDEEPVVERLRRSEVPVLLLINKIDQATQEEVEAKMAYWREQMPNAAEIIPISALNAFNTEQVFNHILDRLPEHEAFYPKDELTDKPERFFASEMIREKIFKLYKKEVPYSTEVMIEEFKEDDAIIRVRGIIFTERASQKGIIIGQGGAALKKVGTWAREEMEKFFQKKVFLELHVKVNENWRTDPKMLNRFGYKPE, translated from the coding sequence GTGACTACTGAACCCAAACCGCACCGAGCCGGCTTCGTGAGCATCATCGGCAAGCCCAACGTGGGCAAGTCGACGTTGATGAATGTGCTGGTGGGCGAGCGGCTCAGCATTATTACCAGCAAGGCCCAAACCACGCGCCACCGCATTCTGGGCATCCTGAACGGCCCTGACTTTCAGCTGGTATACTCCGATACGCCCGGCATCATTCAGCCGAAGTACGAGCTCCAATCGGCCATGATGTCGTTCGTGTACTCGTCGTTGGAAGACGCCGACGTGATCCTGTTCGTGACGGACATCTACGAGAAGCACGACGAGGAGCCCGTGGTGGAGCGCCTGCGCCGCTCGGAAGTGCCGGTGCTGCTGCTGATCAACAAAATCGACCAGGCGACGCAGGAAGAAGTAGAGGCCAAAATGGCGTACTGGCGCGAGCAAATGCCCAACGCCGCCGAAATCATCCCCATTTCGGCCCTCAACGCCTTCAACACCGAGCAGGTCTTTAACCACATCCTCGACCGCCTGCCCGAGCATGAGGCTTTCTACCCCAAAGACGAGCTGACCGACAAGCCGGAGCGCTTTTTTGCTTCGGAAATGATTCGCGAGAAAATCTTCAAGCTCTACAAGAAAGAAGTGCCTTACAGCACGGAAGTCATGATTGAGGAGTTTAAGGAAGACGACGCCATCATTCGCGTCCGCGGTATCATCTTCACCGAGCGTGCTTCCCAAAAAGGCATCATCATTGGGCAGGGCGGCGCGGCGCTGAAGAAAGTAGGCACCTGGGCCCGCGAGGAAATGGAGAAGTTTTTCCAGAAAAAAGTGTTCCTCGAGCTGCACGTCAAAGTCAACGAAAACTGGCGCACCGACCCGAAGATGCTCAACCGCTTCGGGTACAAGCCGGAGTAG
- a CDS encoding cytochrome b5 domain-containing protein, whose protein sequence is MNTHIPATADGTPVSELPEYSVHQLALRNGQDRDEIWFAYHGLIYDVTRSRLWSRGHHYEHWAGQDLTAELDQDAPHTVNVLDKFYVVGRLKPAPPKS, encoded by the coding sequence TTGAACACGCACATCCCCGCTACGGCCGATGGCACCCCTGTTTCGGAGCTGCCCGAGTACTCGGTGCATCAGCTGGCCCTGCGCAACGGGCAAGACCGCGACGAAATCTGGTTTGCCTACCACGGGCTGATTTACGACGTAACCCGCTCGCGCCTCTGGAGCCGCGGGCACCACTACGAGCACTGGGCCGGGCAAGATTTAACTGCCGAGCTTGACCAAGATGCGCCGCACACCGTAAATGTGCTCGACAAGTTTTACGTAGTAGGACGGCTGAAGCCTGCCCCGCCCAAATCCTAG
- a CDS encoding phosphoadenylyl-sulfate reductase → MSTLIDAQVAQIRQQLIGADALDTLRLIATEFTGKAAFSTSFGLEDQVIAHLIFAHDLPIEVFTLDTGRNFQETYATWSKTVLKYGKTIRTYYPNHEQVAALVERQGPNGFYESVDARKACCNVRKVEPLSRALAGKEAWVTGIRAEQSATRTGMQIAEFDATYQLLKVNPLLDWTWEQTWAFIREYSIPHNPLHLQGFVSIGCAPCTRAVKPGEDFRAGRWWWEDQSAKECGLHASPPGPLSGGEGEPIGSNVAVLTT, encoded by the coding sequence ATGTCGACTTTAATCGATGCACAGGTGGCGCAAATTCGTCAGCAATTAATTGGGGCTGATGCGTTGGATACCCTGCGCCTAATTGCCACTGAATTTACCGGTAAAGCCGCTTTTTCTACCTCTTTTGGATTGGAAGATCAGGTAATCGCGCACCTGATTTTTGCCCACGATTTACCCATTGAGGTATTTACCCTCGACACAGGTCGTAATTTTCAGGAAACGTATGCTACCTGGAGCAAAACCGTGCTCAAATACGGCAAAACCATCCGGACCTACTACCCCAACCACGAGCAGGTAGCCGCCCTGGTAGAGCGCCAGGGCCCGAATGGTTTCTACGAAAGCGTGGATGCCCGCAAGGCCTGCTGCAACGTGCGCAAAGTGGAGCCGCTGAGCCGTGCGCTGGCCGGCAAAGAAGCCTGGGTTACGGGCATTCGGGCCGAGCAATCGGCCACCCGCACCGGCATGCAGATAGCCGAGTTCGATGCTACCTACCAGCTGCTGAAGGTGAATCCGCTGCTCGACTGGACCTGGGAGCAGACCTGGGCCTTTATCCGCGAGTACAGCATTCCGCATAACCCCCTGCACCTGCAAGGCTTCGTGAGCATTGGCTGCGCGCCGTGCACCCGGGCCGTGAAGCCCGGCGAAGACTTCCGGGCCGGCCGCTGGTGGTGGGAAGATCAGTCGGCGAAGGAGTGCGGCCTGCACGCCTCACCCCCCGGCCCCCTCTCCGGGGGAGAGGGGGAGCCAATTGGCAGCAACGTCGCTGTGCTTACTACTTAA
- the hemH gene encoding ferrochelatase, with protein MPSTPASTQGRIGVLLVNLGTPDSPRTPDVRRYLNEFLTDARVIDMPAAVRYPLFQGLVVPLRAPKSAKIYQQLWDERGSPLLYHGLDLKKLVQEKLGKDYLVAFGMRYQNPSIESALEELREAAVERIIVLPLFPQYAAASTGSVQEKVMDIVSKWWVVPSISFISTFADDPGFIATFGALGKAEMEKHDYDHVVFSYHGIPERHVLKGSHKGYCKLGTCCNHYNKNNRYCYRAQCFATSRLLAEALGLRDDQYTVCFQSRLQSRLRDPWLQPYADEVLKEMPAKGYKNVLAFSPAFVADCLETTIEVGEEFKEMFEEAGGNHWQLVPSCNTHPIWVDAVVDMVRRN; from the coding sequence ATGCCCTCTACCCCTGCCTCTACCCAAGGCCGCATCGGTGTCCTGCTCGTGAACCTGGGCACCCCCGATTCGCCCCGCACGCCGGATGTACGCCGTTACCTCAACGAGTTCCTGACCGATGCTCGCGTTATCGACATGCCCGCGGCTGTGCGCTACCCGCTGTTTCAGGGCTTGGTGGTGCCGCTGCGCGCGCCCAAGTCGGCCAAAATTTACCAGCAGCTCTGGGATGAGCGCGGCTCCCCGCTGCTCTACCACGGCCTCGATCTGAAAAAGCTGGTGCAGGAAAAGCTCGGCAAAGACTACCTCGTGGCCTTCGGCATGCGCTACCAGAATCCCAGCATCGAATCGGCGCTGGAGGAGCTGCGCGAAGCAGCCGTGGAGCGCATCATCGTGCTGCCGCTGTTTCCGCAGTACGCCGCGGCTAGCACGGGCTCGGTGCAGGAAAAGGTGATGGACATCGTAAGCAAATGGTGGGTGGTGCCCAGCATCAGCTTCATCAGCACCTTCGCCGACGACCCCGGCTTCATTGCCACCTTCGGGGCCCTGGGCAAGGCCGAGATGGAAAAGCACGACTACGACCACGTGGTGTTCAGCTACCACGGCATTCCGGAGCGCCACGTGCTTAAGGGCAGCCACAAAGGCTATTGCAAGCTGGGCACCTGCTGCAACCACTACAATAAAAATAACCGCTACTGCTACCGCGCGCAGTGCTTTGCCACCTCGCGCCTGCTGGCCGAGGCCCTGGGTTTGCGCGACGACCAGTACACCGTGTGCTTCCAGAGCCGCCTGCAAAGCCGCCTGCGCGACCCGTGGCTGCAGCCCTACGCCGACGAGGTCCTGAAGGAGATGCCGGCCAAGGGCTACAAGAACGTGCTGGCCTTCAGCCCCGCCTTCGTGGCCGACTGCCTCGAAACCACCATCGAGGTAGGCGAAGAGTTTAAGGAAATGTTTGAGGAAGCCGGCGGCAACCACTGGCAATTGGTGCCGAGCTGCAATACCCACCCCATTTGGGTTGATGCCGTGGTGGATATGGTGCGCCGGAATTAA
- a CDS encoding AMP-dependent synthetase/ligase has product MDVRRTFDILPHQLKNFPKADCLAAKQSGNWQPFSTQQVFDNAELVSFGLRKLGIGKDDKVAIISMNRPEWLMTDFGISQLGAVTVPMYPTITVEDYAYIFADAGVKAVVVSNQELYDKVKQATAGLDISDDCIFTYDRVPGARHFDDLLALGKGGDKAELERMKAAVQPDDLLTLIYTSGTTGKPKGVMLSHDNILSNCRNSQASVPVTKDDKALSFLPLCHIFERMVTYLYMINGVSIYYAESMETIADNLREVKPNIFTTVPRLLEKVYDKIVAKGYELSGVKKNLFFWALNLGLEFDTQEDKGFFYNSQLKLARKLIFSKWQEALGGNIRCIVSGGGALQPRLARVFWAAGIRVMEGYGLTETSPVIAVNGFEPENNKIGCVGPLIDNTEVRIAPDGEILTKSPSVMKGYYNRPDLTAEVIDQEGWFHTGDIGEFVNGRFLKITDRKKEMFKTSGGKYVAPQVIENKLKESPLIEQAMVVGDGQKFPAVLLVPSFDELKKWCQRHSVDCSGSNEDMIRNEKVRAMYHELVGKYNQGFAQWEQVKKEVLLPAQWTVESGELTPTMKVKRKIISNNYKDIIDSLYQVEAVR; this is encoded by the coding sequence ATGGACGTTCGCCGCACCTTCGATATTCTGCCGCATCAGCTGAAAAACTTTCCGAAAGCTGATTGCCTCGCCGCCAAGCAAAGCGGCAACTGGCAGCCGTTCAGCACGCAACAGGTTTTCGACAACGCCGAGCTGGTGAGCTTTGGCCTGCGGAAACTCGGCATCGGGAAAGACGACAAAGTCGCCATCATCTCGATGAACCGCCCCGAGTGGCTGATGACCGACTTCGGCATTTCGCAGCTCGGCGCCGTTACGGTGCCCATGTACCCCACCATTACGGTGGAGGATTACGCCTACATTTTTGCCGATGCCGGCGTGAAGGCCGTGGTGGTATCCAACCAGGAGCTCTACGATAAGGTGAAGCAGGCTACCGCGGGGCTCGATATTTCCGACGACTGCATCTTTACCTACGACCGCGTGCCCGGTGCCCGCCACTTCGACGACCTGTTGGCCCTAGGTAAGGGCGGCGACAAGGCCGAGCTGGAGCGCATGAAAGCCGCCGTGCAGCCCGACGACCTGCTGACGCTCATTTACACCTCGGGCACCACGGGCAAGCCCAAGGGCGTAATGCTCTCGCACGACAACATCCTGAGCAACTGCCGCAACTCGCAGGCTTCGGTGCCGGTTACGAAGGACGATAAAGCCCTGAGCTTCCTGCCGCTCTGCCACATTTTCGAGCGCATGGTTACTTACCTCTACATGATCAACGGCGTGAGCATTTACTACGCCGAGAGCATGGAAACCATTGCCGACAACCTGCGCGAGGTAAAGCCCAACATCTTTACCACGGTGCCGCGCCTGCTCGAAAAAGTGTACGACAAGATCGTGGCCAAGGGCTACGAGCTGTCGGGCGTGAAGAAAAACCTGTTCTTCTGGGCCCTCAACCTAGGCCTGGAGTTCGATACGCAGGAGGACAAAGGCTTCTTCTACAACTCGCAGCTGAAGCTGGCGCGCAAGCTTATCTTCTCGAAGTGGCAGGAGGCCCTAGGTGGCAACATCCGCTGCATCGTATCGGGGGGTGGCGCGCTGCAACCGCGCTTGGCGCGGGTGTTCTGGGCCGCTGGCATTCGGGTGATGGAGGGCTACGGCCTGACGGAAACCTCGCCGGTAATTGCCGTGAACGGTTTCGAGCCCGAAAACAACAAGATTGGCTGCGTGGGCCCGCTCATCGACAACACCGAAGTACGGATTGCGCCCGACGGGGAGATTCTGACCAAGTCGCCGTCGGTGATGAAGGGCTACTACAACCGGCCCGACCTGACGGCGGAGGTGATTGACCAGGAGGGCTGGTTCCACACGGGCGACATCGGCGAGTTCGTCAACGGGCGCTTCCTCAAAATCACCGACCGCAAGAAGGAGATGTTCAAGACCTCGGGCGGCAAGTACGTGGCCCCGCAGGTCATCGAAAACAAGCTCAAGGAGTCCCCGCTCATCGAGCAGGCCATGGTCGTGGGCGACGGGCAGAAGTTCCCGGCCGTGCTGCTGGTACCCTCGTTCGACGAGCTGAAGAAGTGGTGCCAGCGCCACAGTGTAGATTGCAGCGGCTCGAACGAGGACATGATCCGCAACGAGAAAGTACGCGCCATGTACCACGAGCTGGTGGGCAAGTACAACCAAGGCTTTGCGCAGTGGGAGCAGGTGAAGAAGGAGGTGCTGCTGCCCGCCCAATGGACGGTGGAAAGCGGCGAGCTGACGCCCACTATGAAGGTGAAGCGCAAGATCATCAGCAACAACTATAAGGATATCATCGACAGCTTGTATCAGGTGGAAGCCGTGCGCTAA
- a CDS encoding sulfate adenylyltransferase subunit 1, whose translation MDLLRFITCGSVDDGKSTLIGRLLYDSDAVSLDVLAALEEQNRTSAAGTVDLALLTDGLRAEREQGITIDVAHKYFTTPRRKFIITDTPGHVQYTRNMVTGASNADLAIVLVDARQGVVEQTRRHTIVSALLGIKRFVLAVNKIDLVGYSEAVFRDIVADYAAVAAQLGIKHVVNIPISALHGDNVVRASANLGWYKGPNLLEYLETVAVAPDTTHEAARFQVQYVIRPQSAELPDYRGYAGRIQSGVYRRGQQVVVLPAGIETTLEAIEINQQEVEVAVAPQGVVLRLADDVDVSRGDAIVPADQAPEPTRELEATLCWMEDRPLRAGRKLLVQHHAAKTKAVVQAILGKTNIQSFAQEDTEEAKLNDIVRVRLKTAAPLAADAYGQNRTTGAFILLDEQTGATLAAGLIE comes from the coding sequence ATGGACTTACTTCGATTCATCACCTGCGGCAGCGTCGACGACGGCAAAAGCACCCTGATTGGCCGCTTGCTCTACGACAGCGACGCCGTGTCGCTCGATGTGCTGGCTGCGCTGGAGGAGCAAAACCGCACTTCCGCCGCCGGTACTGTTGACCTGGCCCTGCTCACCGATGGCCTGCGCGCCGAGCGCGAACAAGGCATTACCATCGACGTGGCGCACAAGTACTTCACCACGCCGCGCCGCAAGTTTATCATCACCGATACGCCCGGCCACGTGCAGTACACCCGCAACATGGTGACGGGCGCTTCGAACGCCGATTTGGCCATTGTGCTGGTGGATGCCCGCCAGGGCGTGGTGGAACAAACGCGCCGCCACACCATTGTATCGGCCCTGCTTGGTATCAAGCGCTTCGTGCTGGCCGTGAACAAGATCGACCTGGTGGGCTACTCCGAGGCCGTGTTCCGCGACATCGTGGCCGATTACGCCGCCGTGGCGGCGCAGCTGGGCATCAAGCACGTTGTGAACATCCCCATCAGCGCCCTGCACGGCGACAACGTGGTGCGCGCGTCGGCCAACCTAGGCTGGTACAAAGGCCCGAACCTGCTGGAGTACCTAGAGACGGTTGCGGTAGCGCCTGATACCACGCACGAAGCCGCTCGCTTTCAGGTGCAGTACGTCATCCGGCCGCAGAGCGCGGAGCTGCCCGACTACCGCGGCTATGCCGGCCGCATCCAGAGCGGGGTGTACCGCCGCGGCCAACAAGTGGTGGTGCTGCCCGCCGGCATCGAGACGACGCTCGAAGCCATTGAAATAAATCAGCAAGAGGTAGAGGTAGCCGTGGCGCCGCAAGGTGTGGTGCTGCGCCTCGCCGACGACGTGGACGTAAGCCGCGGCGACGCCATTGTGCCCGCCGACCAAGCGCCCGAGCCTACTCGCGAACTGGAAGCTACGCTGTGCTGGATGGAAGACCGCCCGCTACGCGCCGGCCGCAAGCTGCTGGTGCAGCACCACGCTGCCAAAACCAAAGCCGTGGTACAAGCCATCCTGGGCAAAACCAACATCCAAAGCTTCGCCCAGGAAGACACCGAGGAAGCCAAGCTGAACGACATCGTGCGCGTCCGGCTGAAAACGGCCGCGCCGCTGGCTGCCGATGCTTACGGCCAGAACCGCACCACTGGCGCCTTCATCCTGCTCGACGAGCAAACCGGCGCCACCCTGGCCGCGGGCCTCATTGAGTAA
- the cysD gene encoding sulfate adenylyltransferase subunit CysD — MPTLPRLDYLDRLEAEAIHILREVAGQFQRPALLFSGGKDSIALVRLAQKAFRPGKFPFPLVHIDTGHNFPEVLEFRDSLAAELGEQLIVRRVEDTIQQRGLREPGGKFPSRNALQTYTLLDTIEEFGFDACIGGARRDEEKARAKERIFSVRDEFGQWDPRRQRPELWNIYNGQIQPGENVRVFPISNWTELDVWNYIQRENIQLPSIYFAHERRCVVLPSGQLLAVTEHLSLDASDELTTRQVRFRTVGDATCTAAVESDASTLAAIIEDILQAKVSERGATRLDDRISETGMEDRKRNGYF; from the coding sequence ATGCCAACGCTCCCTCGTTTAGACTACCTCGATCGGCTCGAAGCCGAAGCCATCCACATCCTGCGCGAAGTGGCCGGGCAGTTTCAGCGCCCCGCGCTGCTGTTCTCGGGCGGCAAAGACTCCATCGCGCTGGTGCGCCTTGCCCAAAAGGCCTTCCGGCCTGGCAAGTTTCCGTTCCCGCTCGTGCACATCGACACGGGCCACAACTTCCCGGAAGTACTGGAGTTTCGCGACTCACTGGCTGCCGAACTAGGCGAGCAGCTGATTGTGCGCCGCGTGGAGGACACCATTCAGCAGCGCGGCCTGCGCGAGCCGGGCGGCAAGTTTCCGAGCCGCAACGCCCTGCAGACTTACACGCTACTGGATACCATCGAGGAGTTTGGCTTTGATGCCTGCATCGGCGGCGCCCGCCGCGACGAGGAAAAGGCCCGCGCCAAGGAGCGTATCTTCTCGGTGCGCGACGAGTTCGGCCAGTGGGACCCGCGCCGCCAGCGCCCCGAGCTCTGGAATATCTACAACGGCCAGATTCAGCCCGGCGAAAACGTGCGCGTGTTTCCCATTTCGAACTGGACCGAGCTGGACGTGTGGAACTACATCCAGCGCGAGAACATCCAGCTGCCTAGCATCTACTTCGCCCACGAGCGCCGCTGCGTGGTGCTGCCCTCGGGCCAGCTGCTGGCCGTAACGGAGCACCTCTCACTCGATGCCTCCGACGAGCTGACTACCCGCCAGGTACGCTTCCGCACCGTGGGCGATGCTACCTGCACCGCCGCCGTGGAAAGCGACGCCAGCACCCTTGCGGCCATTATCGAAGACATTCTGCAGGCCAAAGTGAGCGAGCGGGGCGCTACCCGCCTCGACGACCGGATTTCGGAAACCGGCATGGAGGACCGCAAGCGCAACGGCTATTTCTAA
- a CDS encoding formimidoylglutamase, with product MNLALFFDPLADEASAWGSTTLGAHAARFVDTFPDWRSADLALIGLNEWRGSAAGQPAAAAPDAVRQRFYQLQRGTGPCRLVDLGNLRNGLTLEDTYLRLREIVAALLEHNTVPILLGGSHDLDIGQFLAYETLDRPVSLSCVDARVDMVEEAGAHAEDTHLRRILMHEPNFLFNFGQLGHQQYLVPTSVLAALEKLHFETLRLGEIRADVRQAEPLLRQADMVSFDLTALRWPEFPGYLPASPFGLTAEEAAQLCWYAGHNDQLTSIGLYGYRPDHDLLGLGAATAATMLWYFVEGYYHRRNETDFTSRRFIRYAVGLPGNPAKLVFYKAKRTEKWWMEVESLADSTVRRIVPCSYQDYLRAAQGDLPNRWILTQALLG from the coding sequence ATGAATCTGGCCCTGTTTTTCGACCCGCTCGCCGACGAAGCCTCCGCATGGGGCAGCACCACGCTGGGCGCGCACGCGGCCCGCTTCGTTGATACCTTCCCCGACTGGCGCTCCGCCGACCTTGCTCTGATTGGCCTAAACGAGTGGCGCGGCAGCGCGGCCGGCCAACCCGCCGCCGCCGCGCCCGATGCCGTGCGCCAGCGCTTTTACCAGCTGCAGCGCGGCACCGGCCCCTGCCGCCTCGTCGACCTAGGGAACCTGCGCAACGGCCTCACCCTCGAAGACACGTACCTGCGCCTGCGCGAGATTGTGGCGGCCCTGCTCGAACACAACACCGTGCCCATTTTGCTCGGCGGCTCGCACGACCTCGACATCGGCCAGTTTCTGGCCTACGAAACCCTCGACCGCCCCGTGAGCCTCTCCTGCGTGGATGCCCGCGTGGACATGGTGGAGGAAGCCGGCGCCCACGCCGAAGACACGCACCTGCGCCGCATCCTCATGCACGAGCCCAACTTTCTGTTCAACTTCGGGCAGTTGGGGCATCAGCAGTATTTGGTGCCTACCTCGGTACTGGCCGCCCTCGAGAAGCTGCACTTCGAAACCCTGCGCCTAGGTGAAATCAGGGCCGATGTGCGCCAGGCCGAGCCGCTGCTGCGCCAGGCCGATATGGTAAGCTTCGACCTCACGGCCCTGCGCTGGCCGGAGTTTCCGGGGTACCTGCCGGCTTCGCCGTTTGGCCTCACGGCCGAGGAGGCAGCGCAGCTGTGCTGGTACGCCGGCCACAACGACCAGCTCACCAGCATCGGGCTTTACGGCTACCGCCCCGACCACGACCTGCTGGGCCTGGGTGCTGCCACCGCCGCCACCATGCTGTGGTACTTTGTGGAAGGCTATTACCACCGCCGCAACGAAACCGACTTCACCAGCCGCCGCTTTATTCGCTACGCCGTGGGCCTGCCCGGCAACCCGGCCAAACTGGTGTTCTACAAGGCCAAACGCACCGAAAAGTGGTGGATGGAGGTAGAAAGCCTCGCCGATAGCACGGTGCGGCGTATTGTGCCCTGCAGCTACCAGGACTACCTGCGCGCTGCCCAGGGCGACCTGCCCAACCGCTGGATTCTGACCCAAGCCCTGCTGGGATAA